TTTGCTCTCGGAAGTAATAGAGCTACTTTCCCCACCTCCACAAGTGGAAATTATAGTTAGCTCAGGAATGCCCACTTTGGTTGGTGAGAAAGTACCATTGCAGCAAGTTTTTATGAACTTTATTAATAATGCAATTAAATATGCTGACAAACCAGATGTTTTGGTACAGGTGAATGTACGTGAGCATGAAAAATATTACGAGTTTTCTGTTACAGATAATGGGCCAGGAATTGCACCTGAGTATCAAGAAAAGATTTGGGGAATTTTTCAGAGACTAGAAGCTAGGGACAAAATCGAGGGAGCAGGTATTGGTTTATCGGTGGTGAAAAAAATTATTGAAAGCCGAGGCGGACGTATAGGGGTTGAGTCTGAACTTGGCGCAGGAGCTACTTTTTATTTTACTTGGCTTAAGAGTTTGCCAGAAGCATTAATAACTTCAGACTGAAGCATAGTTTTTCTAGATTGTTGTCTAAAAAAACGATCGCTAAACCAAGTCTCAAGAGGTCGGAAAGCTCGACAAAATAAGTGAAGTTAGCACCACAGCAGTTTAATATGGCTGCGGCATTATAGGGATATGAACATTAAAGCTTTTAACCGTTACCCAAGTTTTGAAAGACCTATGCTAAACCGTTACTGGCAACCTTTGCGTGAGATGGAAACCCTACGTCGTGACTTCGACCGGATGTTTAATGAATTAGCTGTTCCTGCTAATGGTGGGTCTGTTATTGATTGGACACCTGCGATTGAATTAAAGGATGCTGGAGACAACTTAGTACTGCGTGCTTCTCTACCTGGCATTAATGCTAAAGATATGAACGTTGAAGTAACGCATGAAGCAGTCTTGTTGTCTGGTGAGCATCGTTATGAACAGAAGACAGAAGATAAGAAGTTCTTCAGATCTGAGTTTCAGTACGGCAAGTTTCAACGAGTAATTCCTCTACCTGTAGCCGTTATTAATGACCAAGTGCAGGCTGAATATAAAGATGGCATTCTGACGCTTACTTTGCCTAAAGTAGTTGAAGCTAGAAACAAGGTCGTTAAGATTAATTTGGCTGATGTCAATCAAGCTAATGCTGCCATTTAGTTTCCTGTGCAACAGCGTTTTTGGTTTGGCAGCAACGATTAACTAAATAAGGTATGAATTAAGTAGGGCAAACATTATTGTTTGCCTTACTTTTTATGTTGAAAGCATCCTTCGTATAGAATAGACCTATTGCAAAAATCAAGACTTTTGTTTTTTTATCGCAGATGGACGCAGATGGCGTAGATGTCCAGCCAGATTTTATGGGCTGATGCAAAAGGTCTAATTTTGCGATCGCAAAAAATTTTAGAATTGTGGCAATATCCCTATATATAATCATCAGCCCCGCTTAAAGAAATGCGAGAACTTTATCCTCCAATTGAACCTTACAAAGAAGGAAATTTACAAGTTTCTGATTTACATACAATTGCTTTTGAGGAGTCTGGAAACCCAGAAGGTAAACCGATAGTTGTGTTGCATGGGGGGCCAGGTGGTGGATGTCCACCGTTTTATCGTCAATATTTTGACCCGTCAAAATGGCGAATTGTGATGTTTGATCAACGGGGTTGCGGTAAAAGTACCCCTCACGCGGAATTACGGGAAAATACTACTTGGGATTTGGTTGATGATATTGAGAAACTGCGATCGCATCTCAAAATAGATCAATGGGTTGTTTTTGGTGGTAGTTGGGGAAGTACTTTAAGTTTGGCTTACAGTCAAACTTATCCAGAACGTTGTACTGGGTTGATTTTACGTGGAATATTCATGTTGCGACCAAAGGAGTTGCACTGGTTCTATCAAGAAGGTGCTAGTTATATTTTTCCTGATGCTTGGGAAGAGTATGTTAAACCAATTCCACTGGCTGAACGCGATGATTTTTTAACGGCTTATTACAAACGCTTGACTAGCCTAGATTTGACAGTCAGATTAGAAGCAGCCCGTGCTTGGTCAATTTGGGAAGCTAGTACAAGTAGGCTTTTACCCGATGCAAATTTAATGCAGAAATTTGGCGAGAGTGACTTTGCAGACGCTTTTGCCCGCATAGAATGCCATTATTTTGTCAATCAGGGATTTTTTGAGCCAGAACAATTGCTGTTAAATGTTTCGCGCATTCGCCACATTCCGGCTGTAATTGTGCAAGGGCGTTACGATGTGGTTTGTCCGATGATTTCGGCTTGGGAACTACATCGCGCTTGGTCAGAAGCGGAATTTATTGTAATTCCTGATGCTGGACATTCTATGATGGAAGTAGGAATTCGTACTGCTTTAATTGCAGCTACAGATAAGTTTGCTTTGTAGTCACAGTATGCGATCGCACTCTTGTTAAAATTAATCTCAACGTCCTAACATTCGATTAACTTGAGCTAATGTTAACGGTTTAGGATCAATTTTAACCTGTAGGCTAGGGTCAACTTGTTGTATGCGATCGCGCACAGCTTTTAAACTACTTACTTCCAATAAAACTAAGTTTTTATAAACAGAGTCTTGCGGTAATTCTACGCTCAAAATTAAAGTTTCCAATTTTTCAAGAGCGATAGCGTGTAAAACCTGTTTATAAAACAACTCACGTTTCGATGCTTGAGTTAATGTTAATAAATGCCAGGTGCTTTTTACAGCATCATTTTCGGAATTATTGGCGGTGAGGTTCTGCACGGTATTAGCTATGTTGGATAACGTTCAATAAACTTTTAGAGATGTTTAACATCTCCTCAAAGATAGATTGTGTAGAGTTTTAGAAATGACCCCAATCTATGATAAAGCTATTGAGTACTTTTTGGTTAATAGTTATATTACTTTATTTGATGTGTACAGTAGAACTCTCCAGAAATTAAAAGTGCATTACCTAAAACCCTTGCATAGACGTGCTATGGCGCGTCTCTAAATTTATTTTTGCAAATGTCTAGTAGAGTAAACGTTATCAAGTAATGGCGTTAAAAAAGGGACATCCAAAGACAAAGAATTATGGTACATTTGGCAGATTTAGTAAAATTTTTTGATTTATTTTTCGCTGTTCATCGCTTTGTTGATGACCAAGGCGGGGTATATCGACCATCACAGCGACCTATTCAGCGTTTTGGATTAGCGTTAGAACCTTGGTCAGAATTAACTGTATGGGCAAATACTCACCGCTTAGATGCTTTATTTCTGCATCGACCTTGGAAATTAGAACCTTCCCAGCTACCCCCCGATATTGGTGTAGTTGCTTACCACCTAGCATTTGATGAACGAATGACTTTGGGTTTTAATCCAAGACTTGCAGAAGTGTTAGGAATGTCTAGCCTAGAAATATTAGGTGAAAAAGCAGGTCGTCCAATTGGGATGTTAGGCAAGATTTCTGCAAGCAGTTTTGAGCAATATTCTGGTTATATTAATCAGGTATTTGGTGGACACGATGCTGTTTATCCCTGTGGAGACGAGATCAAATCTGTGGCTGTTGTTGGTGCAATGACTGATGCTTTAGTGCGCGAGGCATCAGAACGTGGTGCTAATCTATACATTACAGGACAATTTAGACAACCAGCAAAGTTAGCTGTAACTGAAACCCAGATAGGTGTAATTGTAGTAGGTCATCGCCGTAGTGAATTATGGGGGTTACGGGCGCTAACTGGGGTAGTGCGCGAACGTTGGTCTGAATTAGAAGTATTTAATGCTCAAAGGTAATTTGCAAAGTATTTAACAAAATTTAGTTATTTAAGGAAGCAAGCGGGACGCTTGCACTACATATAACGTTAATTAATTTTCTTTGGGATCAGATGTAGTGCGGGCAAGATGCCCGCGTACTATGAGACATTCTCCCCCATTAGAGCAGGAGCAATAAGCTGATTCTCAAATATTAGGGCAATCCAAAATCAAGGCTAGTCCGTATAACAAAGGAACCGATGCGAAGCAATAGCTGCTTGATAGTAACTAAATTCGCACTCATTTATAAAGTTGGAAAAAAATATGAATTTCAAAGTACTGTGTTTGATCTCAGGTCTTACCTTAGCTGCTGCTATGCCTGCCTACTCTTCTCCCAATTTGGCAACAAATCCTTTCCAAATTGCTCAAAGTGACCAGTCAAGTGGCGCGATGAATCGTGGAGATGCCATGAGTCCAGAAAATGCTATGAAGCAAGGAGATGCCATGAAGTCAGGAAATGCCATGACTCCAGGCAGCACCATGCTCAAAACTGGTAGCACAGGAGAAGATGTCAGAGTTGTTCAAAAATTTTTAAGACGGAAAGGATTTTACACTGGATCTGTTAATGGAATGTTTGATAATGAGACACGCACAGCAGTTATAAAATTCCAGAATTCTAAAAAGATCAGCCCTACTGGAATTGTTGGGCCTACCACTCGATCTGCCATGATCTAACTTTCTGATAGCTAAAATCTGAAATACTTTTTGCTCAAGGCTTCTAGAAATAAAATTTTGTTAGTTGAGCTTTAGCTCTTGATTCACACCTGAAATAGTTTCTAGAAGCCTTAATTAATAGTAGTTTTAGCGATATTGTGGCATTAAGATAGCTCAATGCTCATAAATTTTCTCCAGATTGGGTTCGCACATTTTTATAGCAACTGAACGAGAGAATATGAGAAAACGTTATATTTTAAAAGCTGGCGCAGCATTTGTGGGCGCGGCATGGTTATCACGTTATTTGCCGGAGAAATCAAGAGTTATGGCTGCTTCAAATAATAATTTTGAAATCAACAAAACTGAAGAAGAGTGGCGTAAAATTTTGACACCAGAACAGTTTTCTGTGTTGCGTAAACACGGCACTGAACGCGCTGGTACTAGCCCCCTCGATCGCGAATATGCTGAGGGTAATTATGTCTGTGCTGGGTGCGATTTACCGCTTTTTACGTCTGAAACTAAATTCAATAGCCGCACTGGTTGGCCCAGTTTTTATGATCCTATTCCAGGTGCGATCGCCACAACTACTGATAGGTCACTTTTTATGAAGAGAGTTGAGGTGCATTGTCATCGCTGTGGCGGTCACTTAGGTCATGTGTTTGACGATGGCCCCGCTCCAACAGGCAAACGGTACTGTATGAACGGTGTTTCTCTAAAATTTATTCCTAGTTAATCAGTTTTAGTATTTGCTCTTTGCAACTATCCATGACGGGGAGTAGCCCCGCCATGAAGATAAAATTATGACTGAAATTGATCGTTTTCAAAGTTATGAGATAAATTATCGGATTTTTTTGTATCAGACGGTACATTCTGAAGAACTCTATTTAGTTTTTCAGAAATATTTAAAATTCTCTGCCTGACTTTCTCCGGGTCAATGTTTATCCAAATATGAAACTTATTAATTTTACCTCCTCACTAGAATCTAGTAAAACAATCCACCCTCAATAATGTAAAAGGTTCTGATAGCAAACTTCTGTCTTAAGTAATGGTTTGGTTGCAATAAAAATAGTTATATTTGGTACATCAAAAATTCCTTTAGTATCAAAAAATTAACATTTTTTTAACTTTATAAGAATCAAAAAGTTAAGGAACCTCCCTGAATAACTTGGTTTGGCGTTTTTTTGAGGAAATTTAGGGAAGTGGGCAGGGGTACAAAAGTTGTCTGTCTTAAGCGGTACAAGTAACTTTTGGCTGAAGTTTGAGTTCAAGGCGATCGCCTGGTCGTGGTTCAATTACTTCCGTAGATAAATTATTTTCTGCTAACAGTGTCCGAAATTCCTCAATACTGCCGATACTTTGAAGTAACTTATTTATGAATCCTTCATAAACTACATCGCCTCCCGCCGCAGTCGGTAGCATTACTTGCGGTTGTAAAATTTGCGCTAATTTTAAAGCACTTTTACCGCCTTTAATAAGTGATCCAACTAACGGTAAAGCTAAGTCTATTAAGGGAGTAATTACAACATCGACTGGTGCAACTTCCTTTAAAGACGGGGGATGAGTACCATGAGGTTCGTAGTATATACTTAAACCTGTGTCTAAATCTTTAATGAGATAACCATTTTCTACAAGTGTTGCTCCCACAAGTGATCCAGGAGTTGCTTTAATTTCTAAGTTTTGATTAAAAGTTAACTTTTCCCAGTGAGCTAGTGCAGTTATCTTTGTATAACCCAATGCTTGCACCACTTTCGCAGCATTAGGAGAAGCTACCACTGGAATATTATGGTCTAACGCCTTTAGGGTTGGCGGATGAGCATGATCCTCCCAACCTTGAGACAGGATAATTAAATCTATATTCTCTGGAATTGGCGGTTGACTAGGATGGGAAGCTTTAAACAACCAATCGAGATTGGCGAATACTAATTCATCTACTAACCAAGGATCAATCAGTACTCGTTTAGAACCAATTTCAATCAACCAACTATTGTTGTCTAACCAGGTAAGGTACATAATGGGTGCGATCGCGTAATCTCTGTTTATATTTTAAGCATTGTTACGATCTGTTAAGCACTCCCAAAATCAATTAACTAGATCCACGTTGAAAAAGATAAAACTAGAAATCTCCTCCTCTCTGTGGACGAGGTAGGGTTTTACGTTTAATTAGGTTGACCTACTTACCAATTATCATTTATGTAAAGTTTAAGGCTTGTATCTTTGAATTTACAATTGATTTGTTATAGATTTTATAATATTTTCTTTCTGAATTAATCTATCTATTGATTTGACTGTTTAGTGGAGAGCCAAGTAGATAACAACAGAAACATAAACCAAGCACTTAAATAACTAAAAGTCAACATCTTGGTTAGGTTTTAAAACTTATTTTAAGAAATAAACTTGTGACAGCAATTATTGCAACATAAAAGTTCTTTTGTGATTGATAAAGTTAAAAAAAATTAATCTAAATCTAACCTAGCTAAAGTTTCTTTAAAATCCTTTTCCAAGTTTCTTGATTTAACTTCATGTTGAAATTCGATTTGTAGTTGTTCTAACTGCTGGTTTTCCACTTGATGTTGAAAGTTTTTTAAGGCTATTTGTAATTTTTCTATGGCATTAGCTAGTTTACTTACTTCCTTTAATAATTCAAGGTTGGAATTCCTTAAATTAACTAGCTGAATAAAATCCTCAACCTCGGTATCGTTAATATCCATACTCATCCCTCACCACATTTATCTGCATCTTAGTTGTTGACAAGGGTATCTACATCTAACAACAGTTAGAATCAGTTTTATTTGAATAATACTAAAGAGGTAGAATTAGTTGTGTAGTTAGTAGTAACAACTGATACAGTAAAATTATCCTATGTCTTTAGATCCACAAGCACAGAAGTTTTTAGAACAAATATCTGAGTTACAATTACCGCCTCTTTCCAGCGCAGAACCAAGGGAAGCAAGAGAATTGCTTGCCAAACTAAAAGGAAAGCAACTGAAACCAGAATTTGTTGCAAGTATCCAAAATCACATTATTAAATCACAGGTGAATATTCCTATCCGAATTTATACACCAAAAGAAAATATTCAGTTACCGATATTGGTTTACCTTCATGGCGGTGGTTGGGTACTTGGTGATTTGGATGGTGTAGATCATATTTGTCGTTCTCTAGCTAATCAAGCGGATTGCATAGTAGTTTCAGTAGATTATCGTCTAGCACCTGAACATAAATTTCCTGCTGCGGTGGAAGATGCTTATGCTGTTACTAATTGGGTAGCTAAAAATGCTGCTGATATTAATGGTGATGAGACTCGCATTGCTATAGCAGGGGATAGCGCGGGTGGAAATATCGCTGCGGCGGTTGCGTTAATGGCGCGGGATAGAGGCGAACCATTACTGGTGTATCAAGTCTTGATCTATCCAACAACCCAATATGGATTTGATACCGAATCTTATCATAAATATGGACAAGGCGATTTTGGATTAAGTAAAGAGGAAATGATTTGGTTTTGGCATCATTATCTCGCAGATGTAGCTGATGGACAAAATGCTTATGCTTCGCCACTATTAGCAAATAATTTAGCTAACTTACCGCCAACTTATATTATTACTGCTGAGTATGATGTGCTACGAGATGAAGCAGAAGCTTATGCAGTTTCTTTGGAATTAGCAGGAGTTCCTGTCAAACTGCAACGATATAATGGCATGATTCATAGTTTTGTAGGTCTATCATTGGTGATAGATCAAGGTAAAAATGCGATCGCAGATATTGCCACTCAGCTAAGTATAATTTTTAAAGAGAATAAATCTCTTGGATAAGTAGATCAGTTTTGTATTTCATCTGCGTGCATCTGCGGTTAATCTGCGTTCTAAAAACTAGATGTTTACCATAAGTCCTGTCAAAGTAGCTATGCAGTAGCTAGAATGCTTTCTACCTGCTTATAGCGATTCCTCTTATGGTACAAGCTCCTACACGCACTGCTACAGATCTTACTACGCTGGCAATTTCATTAATTAAACAAGCTGGTTGTGAATACGGGGATGTGCGCTTTTGCAATTACCGTACACAAAATTTAATGGCACGCGATCGCTCTTTAAGCAACATTTCAGATAATGTTAGCTCAGGTTTTGGTGTACGTGTCCTTCTCGATGGCGCATGGGGGTTTGCTGCTAGTCCTCATAAAACGCTTCAAGAAGTTGAACGCATCGTTGCTTTAGCTGTTGATATTGCTAAAGGTAGTCGCCTATCCCAGCAAACCAAGGTGCAGTTAGTTCCCGTAGCAGCTTATCAAGATACTTATATTACACCGATTGAAATCGATCCGTTTGCAGTAGCTATTACAGAAAAAGCAGATTTACTTCTAAGTTTGAATGAAAAGTTACTCAGTTATAGCGATAAAGGCGTTAAAAAAGCTTATTCTTTCTTGCGTTCTACTCGTGAAGATCAAATATTTGCTTCTACAATTGGTTCCGTAATTCAGCAGACTATATATAGAAATTATCCTGGTTTTGGATGTACTGCGATCGCCAATGGCGATGCTCAAAGTCGCAGCTACGAACGTCCACCTTTAAATATAGGCTACGAACACATTAACCCAGCAGATTTGTTTGCACAAGTAGACCGAGTTGCACAAGAAGCTATAGAAAAAGTCCATGCGCCTAAAAGTCCATCAGGTATTAGGACAAATTTAATTTTAAAACCAACTAATTTATATTTAACTATTCACGAATCAGTTGGTCATCCTACGGAATTAGATCGAGTATATGGTTACGAAGCTAACTTTGCGGGTACAAGCTTTGCAACCACAGATAAATTAGGCAAACTACAATATGCTGCACCCTGGGTAAATTTTAAATGCGATCGCACTTCTACAAACGGACGCGCTACTGTAGGTTATGACGATGAAGGCGTACCCGCACAAGACTGGTATGTAGTTAAAGATGGTATCCTTGTAGATTATCTCACCGACCGCGAAACCGCATATCGCTTAGGTCGTCCTAATAGTAACGGTTGTGCATTTGCTGATAGTTGGAACGCAGTCCCAATGGTGCGTATTCCCAATTTAGGATTAGAACCAGGTGCAGAAAAAGGTAGTCACACCGCCACATTAGCAGAAATGATTGCCGATACAAAAGAAGGCATTTTAATTGATGGTATCGGTAGTTATTCTATTGATCAACAACGCCGTAACTTTCAGTTTGGCGGTGATGCTTTTTGGAAGATAGAAAAAGGCAAAATTGTTGGAATGCTAAAAGATGTAACTTATCATTCCATGACTACAGATTTCTGGAACAGTGTAGATGCAATTGGTGGAGTTTCCGAGTGGGAACAATGGGGAACAGATATCTGTGGGAAAGGAGAACCAATGCAAGTTGCCCAGATGACCCATGCTTGCGTACCTGTGCGAGTACGTGATATTCAAATTGGCGGCGCAAAATAACATAGGGAACAGAGAGGAGAGAGGGGAAAGGAGGGAGGGGTAAGAAAAATTTTCAGGTTAATGTTTATATCTTTGCGATCTTTGCGTCCTTCCTTGCGCCCTCTGCATTAAAAAAAAATCATGATTCTCACAAAAAACCAATTAATAACTCAAGATCAAGCCTTATCCTTAGTAGATAATGTCATCAAAAAATCCCAAGCTGAAGGCGTATTTGTCAGCTTAAATACAGGAGAAGATGCTCTCAGCCGTTATTCTGAAAATCAAATCAGTCAGAATATTAGCCGTAGCGAATTTAATCTCACAATTACCAGCTACTTTGGTACTAGAAGTGCATCTGCATCTACCACCGAGTATGATGAGGATGCGATCGCATCTACTCTACAACGTTCTGAAGACCTCGCCCGTATTGCCCCAGAAGACCC
The DNA window shown above is from Oculatellaceae cyanobacterium and carries:
- a CDS encoding Hsp20/alpha crystallin family protein — its product is MLNRYWQPLREMETLRRDFDRMFNELAVPANGGSVIDWTPAIELKDAGDNLVLRASLPGINAKDMNVEVTHEAVLLSGEHRYEQKTEDKKFFRSEFQYGKFQRVIPLPVAVINDQVQAEYKDGILTLTLPKVVEARNKVVKINLADVNQANAAI
- a CDS encoding peptidoglycan-binding domain-containing protein; the encoded protein is MNFKVLCLISGLTLAAAMPAYSSPNLATNPFQIAQSDQSSGAMNRGDAMSPENAMKQGDAMKSGNAMTPGSTMLKTGSTGEDVRVVQKFLRRKGFYTGSVNGMFDNETRTAVIKFQNSKKISPTGIVGPTTRSAMI
- a CDS encoding TldD/PmbA family protein yields the protein MVQAPTRTATDLTTLAISLIKQAGCEYGDVRFCNYRTQNLMARDRSLSNISDNVSSGFGVRVLLDGAWGFAASPHKTLQEVERIVALAVDIAKGSRLSQQTKVQLVPVAAYQDTYITPIEIDPFAVAITEKADLLLSLNEKLLSYSDKGVKKAYSFLRSTREDQIFASTIGSVIQQTIYRNYPGFGCTAIANGDAQSRSYERPPLNIGYEHINPADLFAQVDRVAQEAIEKVHAPKSPSGIRTNLILKPTNLYLTIHESVGHPTELDRVYGYEANFAGTSFATTDKLGKLQYAAPWVNFKCDRTSTNGRATVGYDDEGVPAQDWYVVKDGILVDYLTDRETAYRLGRPNSNGCAFADSWNAVPMVRIPNLGLEPGAEKGSHTATLAEMIADTKEGILIDGIGSYSIDQQRRNFQFGGDAFWKIEKGKIVGMLKDVTYHSMTTDFWNSVDAIGGVSEWEQWGTDICGKGEPMQVAQMTHACVPVRVRDIQIGGAK
- the pip gene encoding prolyl aminopeptidase; its protein translation is MRELYPPIEPYKEGNLQVSDLHTIAFEESGNPEGKPIVVLHGGPGGGCPPFYRQYFDPSKWRIVMFDQRGCGKSTPHAELRENTTWDLVDDIEKLRSHLKIDQWVVFGGSWGSTLSLAYSQTYPERCTGLILRGIFMLRPKELHWFYQEGASYIFPDAWEEYVKPIPLAERDDFLTAYYKRLTSLDLTVRLEAARAWSIWEASTSRLLPDANLMQKFGESDFADAFARIECHYFVNQGFFEPEQLLLNVSRIRHIPAVIVQGRYDVVCPMISAWELHRAWSEAEFIVIPDAGHSMMEVGIRTALIAATDKFAL
- a CDS encoding MBL fold metallo-hydrolase yields the protein MYLTWLDNNSWLIEIGSKRVLIDPWLVDELVFANLDWLFKASHPSQPPIPENIDLIILSQGWEDHAHPPTLKALDHNIPVVASPNAAKVVQALGYTKITALAHWEKLTFNQNLEIKATPGSLVGATLVENGYLIKDLDTGLSIYYEPHGTHPPSLKEVAPVDVVITPLIDLALPLVGSLIKGGKSALKLAQILQPQVMLPTAAGGDVVYEGFINKLLQSIGSIEEFRTLLAENNLSTEVIEPRPGDRLELKLQPKVTCTA
- a CDS encoding Nif3-like dinuclear metal center hexameric protein, with product MVHLADLVKFFDLFFAVHRFVDDQGGVYRPSQRPIQRFGLALEPWSELTVWANTHRLDALFLHRPWKLEPSQLPPDIGVVAYHLAFDERMTLGFNPRLAEVLGMSSLEILGEKAGRPIGMLGKISASSFEQYSGYINQVFGGHDAVYPCGDEIKSVAVVGAMTDALVREASERGANLYITGQFRQPAKLAVTETQIGVIVVGHRRSELWGLRALTGVVRERWSELEVFNAQR
- a CDS encoding alpha/beta hydrolase, whose product is MSLDPQAQKFLEQISELQLPPLSSAEPREARELLAKLKGKQLKPEFVASIQNHIIKSQVNIPIRIYTPKENIQLPILVYLHGGGWVLGDLDGVDHICRSLANQADCIVVSVDYRLAPEHKFPAAVEDAYAVTNWVAKNAADINGDETRIAIAGDSAGGNIAAAVALMARDRGEPLLVYQVLIYPTTQYGFDTESYHKYGQGDFGLSKEEMIWFWHHYLADVADGQNAYASPLLANNLANLPPTYIITAEYDVLRDEAEAYAVSLELAGVPVKLQRYNGMIHSFVGLSLVIDQGKNAIADIATQLSIIFKENKSLG
- the msrB gene encoding peptide-methionine (R)-S-oxide reductase MsrB, whose product is MRKRYILKAGAAFVGAAWLSRYLPEKSRVMAASNNNFEINKTEEEWRKILTPEQFSVLRKHGTERAGTSPLDREYAEGNYVCAGCDLPLFTSETKFNSRTGWPSFYDPIPGAIATTTDRSLFMKRVEVHCHRCGGHLGHVFDDGPAPTGKRYCMNGVSLKFIPS